CTATCATCAAAGCTACGGACCCGCCCAATGACCCGGCGCACGGTCTCGTTCTCGGAAAAAAGAAGGACCGCTTTGCCAATGCAATGGTCCGTTCCCACAAGTGGATTGTTGCGCCCCCGAGAACTAACTAACCCAAATTCATCGATTGTCACCTTCGATTACAGCCATCGGCCAAACGGTGGGAGCGGCGCGGCGCGGCGCGAGCACGGGGAGTGCTGCGCATAATCCCGGGTATTATGTTGAATTGCCGACCACCGATCATGTCTGGGCAGGCGGGACCGAAGTTCAACGAAGCAGCAGACACACGCGGCAACGGAGGGAGACAAACCAACCGAAGCATGGGGTAAGTCTCAGCGTTGACTGAAAACCCGATTCTGGACCGCAATTTCGCGCCTTTGACAGCCCACAGGTGAAGCTGTACTTTTCCTTCCAAGGAAAATGGGCGTTCAAAAGTCTTATAGATTCTAAGAACACGTTCGTTCCGTCGGGGAAAGCGAAGCGCACAGATCGGAACCGGCAAATTCAGCGGCGCGTTTGAGCGAGGCGAGCGCGGCGCGAAAGCACGCCGATAGCCGCACTAATGCGAGGACATCGCGCGGCTCGCGTGCCAGGGCCGAGAGCAGGCTCGCTATCCTTGGGCGTCCGAGCTCGTCGATGGCGGCTAATGCCGCGGCCGGGATCACTGTCGTTTGCGGGTCCACGATGGCGCGTAGGACGGCGAAGGGGATCTTCGCGCCCTGGGCCACCTGGGCGACGGCGCCGCTCTCCATATCGACGGCGAGCGCGCCGGTACGCTCGAACAACATGCGTTTTTCATCGGGGGTAGCGATCACCTCGGTGGTATGCAACATGGCGCCGGTGTGTACCGTGAGGTGCTCCGCGAGGCGCGCGGCCAAACGGGCGCGCCACGCCGCGTCGACCCGAAACGGCGCGTCTGACACCAGGATGGTGTCGGGAACGATAACATCGCCGGACCGTAACGCGCTCGCCAACGCACCGGCCGTGCCCCAACTGAGCAAGGCCCGCGCCCCCTGCGCGACGAGCGTTTCAGCGGCCTGGCGCGCGCGCGCCTGACCGATCCCCGAGACATAGAGCAGTGTATCGCCGAGACGC
The sequence above is a segment of the Pseudomonadota bacterium genome. Coding sequences within it:
- a CDS encoding purine phosphorylase encodes the protein MGDGPIPQFNASHSRLKSAPLGIVTALAAEARCIAKAPGSVPGLTRLGDTLLYVSGIGQARARQAAETLVAQGARALLSWGTAGALASALRSGDVIVPDTILVSDAPFRVDAAWRARLAARLAEHLTVHTGAMLHTTEVIATPDEKRMLFERTGALAVDMESGAVAQVAQGAKIPFAVLRAIVDPQTTVIPAAALAAIDELGRPRIASLLSALAREPRDVLALVRLSACFRAALASLKRAAEFAGSDLCASLSPTERTCS